Proteins from one Microbacterium sufflavum genomic window:
- a CDS encoding ATP-binding protein, translating into MPTEPLSVRDAWSKIPSPGSVESGFERFTSKRMERILAIVVALGSAVLGVQALIAAIATLSRADVPHMLLLVVVFVPLIVMLVACLVGRGVRVAAGIFAVVYVVALAAWPVVVDPADKVAGAQPWIFFLVNVGVVAAMLAFPLRLQFAWAVGVPFVYGYVRLVQGGFSREFWVTTAFDVSFTLILGVVIVSLGWMFRSVAGGVDEARGTAVASYATAAAAAAAEEERVAMSALMHDSVLAALIAAERADGERAQELAVAMAREALTRLANTEAAVAEEGSDEPVGTAQIVVELRRALSELGADAIVEERGGIGLIPGRAARALVLAARQAIGNAVTHAHGRGLHIVAEGHGDEGIAVTISDHGPGFDVDAIGPDRLGIRASILARMAGVAGTAQIVSDEDGTTVTLGWERS; encoded by the coding sequence GTGCCCACTGAGCCGCTCAGCGTCCGCGACGCCTGGAGCAAGATCCCGTCTCCCGGCAGCGTGGAGAGCGGTTTCGAGCGCTTCACGTCGAAGCGGATGGAGCGGATCCTCGCGATCGTGGTGGCGCTGGGCTCGGCGGTGCTCGGCGTGCAGGCGCTCATCGCCGCGATCGCGACCCTGTCCAGGGCCGATGTGCCGCACATGCTCCTGCTCGTGGTCGTCTTCGTCCCGCTCATCGTCATGCTCGTGGCGTGCCTGGTCGGCCGCGGGGTACGCGTCGCCGCGGGGATCTTCGCGGTGGTCTACGTGGTCGCGCTCGCCGCGTGGCCCGTCGTCGTCGATCCCGCCGACAAGGTCGCCGGCGCGCAGCCCTGGATCTTCTTCCTGGTGAACGTCGGGGTGGTCGCCGCGATGCTGGCCTTCCCGCTGCGGCTGCAGTTCGCGTGGGCGGTGGGCGTGCCGTTCGTGTACGGCTACGTCCGGCTGGTGCAGGGCGGGTTCTCGCGCGAGTTCTGGGTCACGACCGCGTTCGACGTGTCGTTCACGCTGATCCTGGGCGTGGTCATCGTGTCGCTCGGCTGGATGTTCCGGTCGGTGGCGGGGGGCGTCGACGAGGCGAGGGGCACGGCGGTGGCGTCCTACGCCACTGCGGCCGCCGCGGCCGCCGCGGAGGAGGAGCGGGTGGCGATGTCGGCGCTCATGCACGACAGCGTGCTCGCCGCGCTGATCGCCGCGGAGCGTGCGGACGGGGAGAGGGCACAGGAGCTCGCGGTCGCGATGGCCAGGGAGGCGCTGACGCGGCTGGCCAACACGGAGGCCGCGGTGGCGGAGGAGGGCAGCGACGAACCGGTCGGCACCGCACAGATCGTCGTCGAGCTGCGCCGGGCGCTGTCGGAGCTCGGCGCGGACGCCATCGTCGAGGAGCGCGGAGGCATCGGCCTCATCCCCGGACGTGCCGCCAGAGCACTGGTGCTCGCGGCGCGGCAGGCGATCGGCAACGCGGTGACGCACGCGCACGGACGTGGACTGCACATCGTCGCGGAAGGCCACGGCGACGAGGGGATCGCGGTCACGATCTCCGACCACGGCCCCGGCTTCGACGTCGACGCGATCGGCCCCGACCGGCTGGGCATCCGCGCATCGATCCTCGCGCGCATGGCCGGTGTCGCCGGCACCGCGCAGATCGTGTCGGATGAGGACGGCACGACGGTCACGCTCGGATGGGAGCGCTCGTGA
- a CDS encoding response regulator transcription factor: MSTVALIDDHESVRLGLEAAFARDGQTVVFSGSTVGSYLTWRSSAVVPPADVVVLDLTLGDGTTVTENVTSLVADGASVVIHSVADRPAAVREALAAGAAGVVSKSSALDDVLDAIRTVAQGEALNNVEWASAVDGDRAFADAQLSTREREVLRLYATGLPLKAVAERLGVAYSTAKENITRIRVKYVEVGRPAPTKVDLLRRAMEDGIVAADGAPSAH; this comes from the coding sequence ATGAGCACCGTCGCCCTCATCGACGACCACGAGTCCGTCCGCCTCGGTCTCGAGGCCGCGTTCGCCCGCGACGGGCAGACCGTGGTGTTCTCCGGCAGCACGGTGGGGTCGTATCTGACGTGGCGGTCCAGCGCGGTCGTGCCGCCCGCCGACGTGGTGGTGCTCGACCTCACCCTCGGTGACGGGACGACCGTCACCGAGAACGTCACCTCGCTCGTGGCAGACGGGGCGAGCGTGGTCATCCACAGCGTCGCCGACCGGCCGGCCGCGGTGCGGGAGGCGCTCGCGGCGGGTGCCGCCGGCGTGGTCAGCAAGTCCTCGGCCCTCGACGACGTGCTCGACGCGATCCGCACGGTCGCCCAGGGCGAGGCGTTGAACAATGTCGAGTGGGCGAGCGCGGTGGATGGCGACCGGGCCTTCGCGGATGCCCAGCTCTCCACACGAGAGCGCGAGGTCCTGCGGCTGTATGCCACGGGGCTGCCGCTGAAGGCGGTCGCCGAGCGGCTCGGCGTCGCCTACTCCACCGCGAAGGAGAACATCACCCGCATCCGGGTCAAGTACGTCGAGGTCGGGCGGCCCGCCCCCACCAAGGTCGACCTGTTGCGACGGGCGATGGAGGACGGCATCGTGGCCGCCGACGGGGCGCCGAGTGCCCACTGA
- a CDS encoding class I SAM-dependent RNA methyltransferase, with protein sequence MTSSAADVLELDITGIAHGGTFVARHEGRVVFVSDALPGERVRARLLTPAGAADADTRSFWRADTVEVVEASPHRRPHLWPEADVSRDPADRPGGADLGHIELGQQRVLKRQVLSEAFDRFAGAGLEAPEIEAVESGDGARWRTRVTLHVDDRGVVGPFAARSHRVVPVGSYPLARPAVEAAALALDGGEPGRIELVEPADGEVRVLRHPESERRAPRRGRRPAPEVVHERVGDRVFQVDAGGFWQVHPRAASVLDAAVYGLLDGRVDPGATHYDLYGGVGLFARTLADLGGTDIVTVESSRRATEHAKVNLAPVEVSAVTARVDRFLSGASSRGRTGAVVLDPPRAGAGRAVVEGVHALAPEAVVYVACDPVALARDLGTFRELGWRVGTLRGFDLFPHSHHFEVVALLTR encoded by the coding sequence ATGACTTCCTCCGCAGCCGACGTGCTCGAACTCGACATCACCGGCATCGCTCACGGAGGGACCTTCGTCGCCCGTCACGAGGGTCGTGTGGTGTTCGTCTCCGACGCGCTCCCCGGAGAGCGCGTGCGGGCGCGGCTGCTCACCCCCGCGGGTGCTGCGGACGCGGACACGCGCAGCTTCTGGCGCGCCGATACGGTCGAGGTGGTCGAGGCCTCCCCGCACCGGCGCCCGCACCTGTGGCCGGAGGCCGACGTGTCGCGCGACCCCGCCGACCGTCCGGGCGGCGCCGACCTGGGCCACATCGAGCTCGGGCAGCAGCGTGTCCTGAAGCGCCAGGTGCTGAGCGAGGCGTTCGACCGCTTCGCCGGCGCCGGGCTGGAGGCGCCGGAGATCGAGGCCGTGGAGTCCGGAGACGGCGCGCGCTGGCGCACCAGGGTGACCCTGCACGTGGACGACCGCGGTGTCGTCGGCCCGTTCGCGGCGCGCAGCCACCGCGTGGTGCCGGTCGGCTCGTACCCGCTTGCGCGGCCGGCGGTCGAGGCCGCCGCTCTCGCGCTCGACGGCGGTGAGCCGGGCCGCATCGAGCTCGTCGAGCCGGCCGACGGCGAGGTCCGGGTGCTGCGTCACCCCGAGTCCGAGCGGCGGGCTCCGCGCCGAGGCCGCCGACCCGCGCCCGAGGTCGTGCACGAGCGCGTGGGCGACCGTGTGTTCCAGGTCGACGCCGGCGGCTTCTGGCAGGTGCATCCGCGCGCGGCCTCGGTGCTCGACGCCGCCGTCTACGGGCTGCTCGACGGGCGCGTGGACCCGGGTGCGACGCACTACGACCTGTACGGCGGGGTAGGACTGTTCGCCCGCACGCTGGCGGATCTGGGCGGCACCGACATCGTCACCGTCGAGTCGAGCAGGCGGGCGACCGAGCACGCCAAGGTCAATCTCGCTCCGGTCGAGGTGTCGGCGGTGACCGCCAGGGTCGACCGTTTCCTCTCCGGCGCGTCGAGCCGCGGTCGTACGGGCGCCGTGGTGCTCGACCCGCCGCGCGCCGGTGCGGGTCGCGCGGTCGTCGAGGGTGTGCACGCGCTCGCCCCGGAGGCGGTCGTGTACGTGGCGTGCGACCCGGTGGCGCTCGCCCGCGACCTCGGCACGTTCCGCGAGCTCGGGTGGCGGGTGGGGACGCTGCGCGGCTTCGACCTGTTCCCGCACTCGCATCACTTCGAGGTCGTCGCGCTCCTCACCCGCTGA
- a CDS encoding ROK family transcriptional regulator has protein sequence MGTRRGTNLPRMGDFNQSVILEAVRHAVDGLSRIELAQVTGLSAQTVTNITRRLLDEGLIREAGRTISGPGKPRVMLRLVEESRFAVGVHLDPAVTTFVLLDLAGEVVRRSSIATPAEAPSLILADLAAQIEELVEGSGVPRERIAGVGVAAPGPLDATRGTVIDPPKLPGWHRVALQDDLAAAIALPVVLEKDTTAAAVGELWTRRGPSDDSFVFLYLGTGLGAAVVRDGEAVRGSTRNLGEIGHIVVDPEGPRCACGSRGCVDVVCTPEAIVERAEQLGVLAGGRRPGDRAALDASLTELCVRAAAGEASAGAVVQRAAEHLATLTLVLTDLLDVDRVVFGGPFWRRLADLSLPEVAARLARSSATRAVRALPVQSTVVGDDVGAVGAACVVLDSMLTPRTSDLLLGR, from the coding sequence ATGGGTACACGGCGGGGAACCAACCTTCCGCGGATGGGCGACTTCAACCAGTCGGTCATCCTCGAGGCGGTCCGGCATGCGGTCGATGGGCTGAGCCGTATCGAGCTGGCGCAGGTCACCGGGCTCTCGGCCCAGACCGTGACGAACATCACGCGCCGGCTGCTCGACGAGGGGCTCATCCGGGAAGCCGGTCGGACCATCAGCGGACCGGGCAAGCCGCGGGTCATGCTGCGGCTGGTGGAGGAGAGCAGGTTCGCGGTCGGCGTGCACCTCGATCCGGCGGTGACGACCTTCGTGCTGCTCGACCTCGCCGGGGAGGTCGTGCGGCGGTCGAGCATCGCGACCCCCGCTGAGGCCCCGTCGTTGATCCTGGCCGATCTCGCGGCGCAGATCGAGGAGCTCGTCGAGGGGTCGGGAGTGCCGCGCGAGCGGATCGCGGGGGTGGGCGTGGCTGCTCCGGGACCGCTCGACGCTACCCGGGGCACGGTCATCGATCCTCCCAAGCTGCCCGGCTGGCACCGGGTGGCACTGCAGGACGATCTGGCGGCCGCGATCGCCTTGCCGGTCGTGCTGGAGAAGGACACCACGGCAGCGGCTGTCGGCGAGCTGTGGACGCGGCGCGGGCCGTCCGACGACTCGTTCGTGTTCCTCTATCTCGGTACCGGCCTCGGCGCCGCCGTGGTGCGAGACGGCGAGGCGGTGCGTGGCAGCACCCGCAACCTCGGGGAGATCGGGCACATCGTGGTCGATCCGGAGGGGCCGAGGTGTGCGTGCGGCTCGCGGGGCTGCGTCGACGTGGTGTGCACCCCCGAGGCGATCGTGGAACGGGCGGAGCAGCTCGGGGTTCTCGCCGGAGGTCGGCGCCCCGGGGACAGGGCCGCACTCGACGCGAGCCTCACCGAACTGTGTGTCAGGGCCGCGGCCGGGGAGGCGTCGGCGGGGGCTGTCGTGCAGCGTGCCGCCGAACACCTGGCGACGCTGACGCTCGTGCTCACGGACCTGCTCGACGTGGACCGGGTGGTGTTCGGCGGTCCGTTCTGGAGACGCCTCGCCGACCTGTCGCTGCCGGAGGTCGCCGCGCGGCTCGCGCGGTCCAGCGCGACGCGAGCCGTCCGAGCGCTCCCGGTGCAGAGCACGGTGGTGGGCGACGACGTCGGTGCGGTCGGCGCGGCGTGCGTCGTTCTCGATTCCATGCTCACGCCGCGCACGTCCGACCTGCTGCTGGGCCGGTGA
- a CDS encoding Maf family protein, whose translation MRVCLASTSPARLMLLRQAGIEPLTLAPDVDEDALAAAAEERVGPLAPADLVLLLARAKAAAVAERLSADGDFDGLVIGGDSMFELAGRVYGKPYTPEEATRRWQKMRGATGVLHSGHSVFRVSPGATPVEATAVAEAAVTFADDLDDAEIAAYVASGEPLLVAGAFTVDSLGGAFITRVEGDPSTVVGMSLSTVRRLAGELGVRWTDLWS comes from the coding sequence ATGCGCGTCTGCCTCGCCTCCACGTCTCCCGCCCGGCTCATGCTGCTGCGCCAGGCCGGCATCGAGCCACTCACCCTCGCGCCGGATGTCGACGAGGACGCCCTCGCCGCCGCGGCCGAGGAGCGCGTGGGCCCGCTCGCACCGGCCGACCTGGTGCTGCTGCTCGCCAGGGCCAAGGCGGCGGCCGTCGCCGAGCGGCTGAGCGCCGACGGCGACTTCGACGGCCTGGTGATCGGCGGCGACTCGATGTTCGAGCTCGCCGGACGCGTGTACGGGAAGCCGTATACCCCCGAGGAGGCGACGCGCCGCTGGCAGAAGATGCGCGGCGCCACCGGGGTGCTGCACTCCGGGCACTCCGTCTTCCGGGTCTCCCCCGGCGCGACCCCGGTGGAGGCGACCGCCGTCGCCGAGGCCGCCGTGACCTTCGCCGACGACCTGGACGACGCGGAGATCGCCGCCTATGTCGCGTCGGGTGAGCCCCTGCTCGTGGCCGGTGCCTTCACGGTCGACAGCCTGGGCGGTGCCTTCATCACCCGTGTGGAGGGCGACCCGTCCACCGTGGTCGGCATGTCCCTGTCGACCGTGCGCCGCCTGGCGGGTGAGCTCGGGGTCCGCTGGACCGACCTGTGGTCGTAG
- a CDS encoding DUF962 domain-containing protein — MGALVNRTVRSVATSLAVGFALYFVARGVWWIEQPTAPLLMVLGIGLFLAVVTVAILGHPATVRMPLWTSLLALAATAVIPILVTVSLDPADRTAPFATWYIGGLGLLAVVCVVRRRPVIGWSALAILVATASAALSVGVALNLGVVGSIMWVVVAQLLVMFWDRAVRDTERLSEIQQAVSAWHATQRVRQRERRLRTQFALAVAGPVLSRVVATRGALDEDERLEARLAEGRLRDELRGADLLNDDVRDAIEAARRRGASVTVFDEGGLDGIGEDRRIEIRDELAQVLRSAGTGRIIIRSAKDPLVAVTVVGRAGRRAADDDSVDLWHEIVREAGSEPARRS; from the coding sequence ATGGGAGCGCTCGTGAACCGGACGGTGCGCAGTGTCGCGACGTCGCTGGCCGTGGGCTTCGCGCTGTACTTCGTCGCGCGCGGTGTCTGGTGGATCGAGCAGCCGACGGCACCGCTGCTCATGGTGCTCGGTATCGGACTGTTCCTCGCGGTGGTCACCGTCGCGATCCTCGGCCATCCCGCGACCGTGCGGATGCCGCTGTGGACGTCGCTGCTCGCGCTGGCGGCGACCGCGGTGATCCCGATCCTGGTCACCGTGTCCCTCGACCCCGCCGACCGTACGGCACCGTTCGCCACGTGGTACATCGGCGGCCTCGGGTTGCTGGCCGTCGTGTGCGTCGTCCGGCGGCGACCCGTCATCGGGTGGTCGGCCCTGGCGATCCTGGTCGCCACGGCGTCTGCGGCGCTCAGCGTCGGCGTCGCTCTGAACCTGGGCGTGGTCGGCTCGATCATGTGGGTGGTGGTCGCGCAGCTCCTGGTGATGTTCTGGGACAGGGCGGTCAGGGACACGGAGCGGCTCTCCGAGATCCAGCAGGCGGTGTCGGCCTGGCACGCCACGCAGCGCGTGCGGCAGCGGGAGCGGCGACTGCGCACGCAGTTCGCCCTCGCCGTCGCCGGGCCCGTGCTGAGTCGGGTCGTCGCCACGCGCGGTGCGCTGGACGAGGACGAGCGGCTGGAGGCGCGACTGGCGGAGGGGCGGCTGCGCGACGAGCTGCGCGGGGCGGACCTGCTGAACGACGACGTCCGCGATGCGATCGAGGCCGCCCGGCGACGCGGTGCATCGGTGACGGTGTTCGACGAGGGCGGGCTGGACGGCATCGGAGAGGACCGACGGATCGAGATCCGGGACGAGCTGGCGCAGGTGCTGCGCTCGGCGGGGACCGGCCGCATCATCATCCGCTCCGCCAAAGACCCCCTGGTGGCGGTCACCGTGGTGGGTCGTGCCGGACGGCGTGCAGCGGACGACGACTCGGTCGACCTGTGGCACGAGATCGTGCGCGAGGCGGGCAGCGAGCCCGCACGGCGGTCGTGA
- a CDS encoding acyl-CoA carboxylase subunit epsilon gives MTAQDAAAEGTAAAPPMLEITRGTATEEELAALIAVIGDAYATEQAEATVDEPRVSAWERTQRPLRRPLRRDIPWGRFSGRG, from the coding sequence GTGACGGCGCAGGACGCTGCGGCGGAGGGCACGGCAGCGGCCCCTCCGATGCTCGAGATCACCCGGGGCACGGCGACGGAGGAGGAGCTCGCCGCCCTCATCGCCGTGATCGGAGACGCCTACGCCACCGAACAGGCGGAGGCGACGGTCGACGAGCCGCGCGTCTCCGCGTGGGAACGCACGCAGCGCCCGCTCCGGCGTCCCCTGCGCCGCGACATCCCCTGGGGCCGCTTCTCCGGCCGAGGCTGA
- a CDS encoding acyl-CoA carboxylase subunit beta, whose translation MTDKPDLFTTAGKIADLRARYTEAVVDAEAKAKEKQHAKGKMTARERIELLVDPGSFVEFDEYVRHRTTAFGMDRSRPYGDSVVTGVGTIHGRTVAVYSQDFSTFGGSLGEVAGEKIVKIMEFALAGGMPCIGILDSGGARIQEGVVALGKYGEIFRLNTRASGVIPQISIIMGPAAGGAVYSPALTDFVIMVDKTSQMFVTGPDVIKTVTGEDVGMEELGGAYTHNTRSGVAHYLAEDEDDAIDYARTLLGFLPDNNMAELPSYESAFEFETTDADRTLNTIVPDSPNQPYDIHTVIEHVVDDGDFLEVQPLFAPNIVIGFGRIEGRSVGIIANQPSQMAGTLNIEAGEKASRFVRFCDAFSIPIVTLVDVPGYLPGTDQEWTGVIRRGAKLLYAYAEATVPLVTVILRKAYGGAYIVMGSKQLGADVNLAWPTAEIAVMGGQGAVNILYRGEIKKAEEAGEDVAAVRTRLANEYTYNVASPFLAAERGELDGIIEPANTRVSVAKALRALRGKRAELPPKKHGNIPL comes from the coding sequence GTGACGGACAAGCCCGACCTCTTTACCACCGCCGGCAAGATCGCGGATCTCCGCGCCCGCTACACCGAGGCCGTCGTCGACGCCGAGGCGAAGGCGAAGGAGAAGCAGCACGCGAAGGGCAAGATGACCGCCCGCGAGCGCATCGAACTCCTCGTCGACCCCGGGAGCTTCGTCGAGTTCGACGAGTACGTGCGCCACCGCACGACCGCCTTCGGCATGGACCGCTCGCGCCCCTACGGCGACTCCGTGGTCACGGGCGTCGGCACCATCCACGGGCGCACCGTCGCGGTCTACTCCCAGGACTTCTCGACGTTCGGCGGCTCGCTGGGCGAGGTCGCGGGCGAGAAGATCGTCAAGATCATGGAGTTCGCCCTCGCCGGAGGCATGCCGTGCATCGGCATCCTCGACTCGGGTGGCGCGCGCATCCAGGAGGGCGTGGTCGCGCTCGGGAAGTACGGCGAGATCTTCCGCCTGAACACCCGCGCGTCCGGCGTGATCCCCCAGATCTCCATCATCATGGGCCCGGCCGCGGGCGGCGCCGTGTACTCCCCCGCGCTCACCGACTTCGTCATCATGGTCGACAAGACCAGCCAGATGTTCGTGACTGGTCCCGACGTGATCAAGACCGTGACCGGCGAGGACGTCGGCATGGAGGAACTGGGCGGCGCCTACACGCACAACACGCGTTCGGGCGTGGCGCACTACCTCGCGGAGGACGAGGACGATGCGATCGACTACGCGCGCACGCTCCTCGGCTTCCTGCCCGACAACAACATGGCGGAGCTCCCCTCGTACGAGAGCGCGTTCGAGTTCGAGACCACCGACGCCGACCGCACGCTCAACACGATCGTCCCCGACTCCCCCAACCAGCCGTACGACATCCACACCGTCATCGAGCACGTCGTCGACGACGGCGACTTCCTCGAGGTGCAGCCGCTCTTCGCGCCGAACATCGTGATCGGCTTCGGCCGCATCGAGGGACGTTCCGTCGGCATCATCGCCAACCAGCCCTCGCAGATGGCGGGGACCCTCAACATCGAGGCGGGCGAGAAGGCCAGTCGCTTCGTGCGGTTCTGCGACGCGTTCTCCATCCCGATCGTGACGCTCGTGGACGTGCCCGGCTACCTTCCCGGCACCGACCAGGAGTGGACCGGCGTGATCCGCCGCGGCGCCAAGCTGCTGTACGCGTACGCGGAGGCGACGGTCCCGCTCGTCACGGTCATCCTGCGCAAGGCGTACGGCGGCGCCTACATCGTCATGGGATCTAAGCAGCTCGGTGCCGACGTGAACCTGGCCTGGCCGACCGCCGAGATCGCCGTCATGGGCGGCCAGGGCGCCGTCAACATCCTGTACCGCGGGGAGATCAAGAAGGCCGAGGAGGCCGGGGAGGACGTCGCGGCGGTCCGGACGCGACTCGCGAACGAGTACACGTACAACGTCGCATCCCCCTTCCTCGCCGCAGAGCGGGGGGAGCTCGACGGCATCATCGAGCCGGCCAACACCCGGGTATCCGTGGCGAAGGCCCTGCGCGCTCTGCGCGGCAAGAGGGCCGAGCTGCCGCCCAAGAAGCACGGGAACATCCCGCTGTGA